CGACGGAGTATTCCGGTGAAAAGGTCGTCGCGGCCAAAGGCGGCCATATACCGGGCGCGGTGAATTTCGAATGGACTGCGGGCATGGATCAGAGGCGCAATCTGCGTATCCGTAAAGACATGCCCCAGATCCTCGAAAGCCTCGGCATCACGCCGGATAAAGAGATCATTACGCACTGCCAGACCCACCACCGCTCCGGTTTCACCTATCTGGTGGCCAAGGCACTGGGCTACCCGAGAGTGAAAGGCTATGCCGGGTCGTGGGGCGAATGGGGCAATCACCCGGACACCCCGGTCGAAAAATGAATCGACGCCCAATGGGCGCAATGTGCATTTCCCTTTCCAAACGTTTAGGAATCTTGATGAAACAGCGTCTGTTTATTCTTTTCCAGTATTTGCTTCCCCACCATCTGCTGTCGCGTCTGGCGGGCTGTGTTGCCGAATGCCGGGTGCGCTGGTTCAAGAATGCATTTACCCAATGGTTTGTACGCCGCTATCAGGTTGACATGTCCCAGGCTCAGGTCGAGGACATCACCGCGTATCAGCACTTCAATGACTTCTTCACCCGCTCACTCAAGCCAGGCGCTCGCCCGCTGGACGAAACGCCGGGCGCGATCCTCTGCCCCGCCGACGGCGCAGTCAGTCAATTGGGTCCGATTGAACATGGCCGGATTTTCCAGGCCAAGGGTCACAGCTACAGCGCACTGGAACTGCTTGGCGGTGATGCGCGTCTGTCTGCGCCGTTCATGGGTGGCGAATTCGCGACCGTTTACCTGTCACCCAAGGATTACCATCGCGTTCACATGCCGCTCGCCGGCACCCTGCGCGAAATGGTTTATGTGCCTGGCCGGCTGTTCTCGGTCAACCAGACCACTGCGGAAAACGTGCCTGAGCTCTTCGCCCGCAACGAACGGGTGGTCTGCCTGTTCGACACTGAGCGCGGTCCGATGGCGGTGGTACTGGTCGGCGCGATGATCGTTGCATCGATCGAAACCGTCTGGGCGGGCCTGGTTACGCCGCCCAAGCGTGAGCTAAAAACGTTCCGCTACGACGAGGCCGCGCGTGCTCCTATCCATCTCGAGAAGGGTGCGGAGCTGGGCCGCTTCAAACTGGGCTCTACCGCCATCGTGTTGTTTGGCCCGAACCAGGTGAAATGGTCCGAACTGCTGGCGGCCGGTTCGCCTGTTCGAATGGGCGAAGGGCTCGCTTTGCCTGTGCAGGCCTGATTCTTGCGTAGGTCTACGGACTGAAAGCACGATGCTGTTTTTCTGACGCGACGGTTGGCCTGCAGGGGTAACCGTCAACGGCCCGCCGGGACGATTTTCTGTGCTCAGGGTCAGCGGCGGCTCGTGTCGGATGCTGCTAGAGTTCCATGTCAGTGCAGTAGGAAACTTCACTTTCATTGGACGTAAACGTGCTCTTTTCGCCCGGTGAGGGTGGTTCGCCCCGGAGTTGGACGCCGCCGTTCAGGCCTGCTGTTGGAGTTTGCCCGTCACATGAGTAATTTAAGCCTCCCGCTGTTGTTGCGCGCCCCTGTGCCGACGCAGTCGAGCCTGTCGTTCTGTGACGCGACCCCAAAAGACATGAAGCGCTGGATCGCGACATTGCCCAAGGCCAACCTCGGTGAGATGGCGCGTCAGCTTTACCAGGGTCTGGGCGAGCTGAATCAGTTGCTCACGCCCAGTGACAATCGCATGCAGCTTCTGGAATTGCTTCGTCCGGAGGTGTTCTTTGTGTGCAAGCACCTGGAGCGCCATTTTCTCAACCAGTCGGTGGTGCTCGAAGAGCGTCCGCGCAAAGTGGCCAACCTCTGCCAGGCGCTGCAAAACCATCTGGCCATCGGCTACAAGCAGATCATCGCGCGGGTGGCTCCCAAGCTCAGCAAGGATCGTGTCGGGCTGCTGACCACTGCGCTCCAGCGCGCGCTAAGCTGTCTGAACGGGCCGCTGATCCGCGCAAACCAGCTTTACTGTCCGGTGCAAGATGGCTTGTGGCTTGAACTGCACCAGATTTACCAAATTGCTCGTCAGCATCGGCTGCACAACGTGCCGGTGGCCGATAGCCTGGCCCTCAACACTCAGGCCATGAGCGTCGAGCACACGTACCTCGTTGCCCTGATGATGGGCTGCTCCCGCTGCAACCAGATGCGCCAGCACAATATCGGCAAGCTGGCCGAAGCGCTTGATGCCTGGAGCGCGATGGTTACGCTGCAGCAACCTCTGGATGACAAGAGCTTGTACGCTGTGGCGCCCGGCACCGACATGGCGCCTCGTTATGCTGCCCTATACGACGATGACCAACGGGCGAACCTGCTTGGCATCGACCCTCGCCCCCTTTCGGCAGCGCTGGAACGCTACATGGAACTGCCCCCGGCGGAACGCGGAAAGTCACCGCTGAAGGTTCCGCCAGGTTTGTCCATGGACGTGCTGCAGCACCTTGCTGCCGCCTGGGGCGATGTCTCCGAGCGCGCCTTTCAACGCACGCCAGGGCAAGGCACGCTGACTGTTTGCGTGGGCATGAGCGCCCTGCATTACTACGTCGGCGGTCAGCAGTCTTTCAGCGACCTGTTGCGGATGTCGACATTGTCTAGAGCGGCCGAATTCAGCCTTCAGCCGCTCAAGCCGGGCCGTCATGATCCGTGGGCGGAGGCCGCAGATGCAGCCCGCCCGGGCACTGCGAACACCATGTTGCCGTTCGAGGAAATCGAATATAAGCGCGACGATGCCGAAGGCAACGCTGCTTCGGACGGGCAGAAAAGCTTTCCGACTTATGCTCTGCACATCGTCAATCACAGCCCTGGCGGCTATTGCCTCGCCTGGCCGAAAGAAGTGCCTGACCAGTTGCAGGCAGGCGAGATGATCGGTATCCAGGATCACGGCCACGGCTGGAGTATTGCGGTCGTGCGCTGGGTACGGCAGGTGCGGGGCGGCGGCATGCAGATGGGGGTCGAGCTCATCGCCCCGTTTGCCCAGGCGTGCGGCATGCAGTTGACGCGTGCCGAGCAGAGCAGCCAGTTCCTGCGCGCTTTGCTGCTGCCAGAGGTTCGCGCCATAGACGTGCCCGCGACGGTTATCGCACCGCGTGTACCATTCGAGGATGGCTCCAGGGTGCTGATCAATACCAGCGGCGAAGAGCGGCGCGCCAGCCTGAGCAACCGCCGTGCGACGACGGGCAGCTATAACCAGTTCGAGTATCAGATCATCGAGGGGCCGAAGAAGACCACGCCTTCAAACGATGGCGGCCCGGAGCAGGAATTTGATTCACTGTGGACCGTGCTTTGAGCCAGTGAGGCATCCCTCTGAATGCCTCGACGACGTCGGTGCCGTTTAAAAGCCCCGCCCTTCCCGATCACGAACCCCCAGCAAATACAGCACGCCGTCCAGTCCCAGGGTCGAGATGGCTTGCTTTGCCGACTGCTTGACCAGCGGCTTGGCGCGGAACGCAACGCCGAGACCGGCGATGGCAAGCATTGGCAAGTCGTTTGCGCCGTCGCCAACTGCAATGGTCTGCTCCAGACTCAGGCCTTCCTTGCTCGCCAACTCCCGTAACAGGTCGGCCTTGCGCTGAGCGTCCACGATAGGCTCGATGGCATTGCCCGTACACTTGCCATCGACCACTTCCAGTTCGTTGGCGAAAATGTAGTCAATGCCCAAC
The nucleotide sequence above comes from Pseudomonas lutea. Encoded proteins:
- the asd gene encoding archaetidylserine decarboxylase (Phosphatidylserine decarboxylase is synthesized as a single chain precursor. Generation of the pyruvoyl active site from a Ser is coupled to cleavage of a Gly-Ser bond between the larger (beta) and smaller (alpha chains). It is an integral membrane protein.), which codes for MLMKQRLFILFQYLLPHHLLSRLAGCVAECRVRWFKNAFTQWFVRRYQVDMSQAQVEDITAYQHFNDFFTRSLKPGARPLDETPGAILCPADGAVSQLGPIEHGRIFQAKGHSYSALELLGGDARLSAPFMGGEFATVYLSPKDYHRVHMPLAGTLREMVYVPGRLFSVNQTTAENVPELFARNERVVCLFDTERGPMAVVLVGAMIVASIETVWAGLVTPPKRELKTFRYDEAARAPIHLEKGAELGRFKLGSTAIVLFGPNQVKWSELLAAGSPVRMGEGLALPVQA